The following proteins come from a genomic window of Solwaraspora sp. WMMA2065:
- a CDS encoding VOC family protein — protein sequence MPVSEVHHVAVTVSDVDRAADFYEKALGYRRTLRADVAGPGIEVSLGLPAGTTGRVQYLQGPSRIGQLELIEWNGPATRTATGGHLELGTFLLSFAVPLAEMDELHARLVELGAQCLSPPNEVMLDNYGLITAFAARDLDGNLLEFVALPSREEILARRREGGS from the coding sequence ATGCCGGTGAGCGAGGTACACCATGTGGCCGTGACCGTTTCCGACGTCGACCGGGCTGCGGATTTCTACGAGAAGGCGCTGGGCTACCGCCGGACGCTGCGGGCCGACGTGGCCGGCCCCGGCATCGAGGTGTCGCTGGGACTGCCCGCTGGCACCACCGGCCGGGTCCAGTACCTGCAGGGGCCGAGCCGCATCGGTCAGCTGGAGCTGATCGAGTGGAACGGCCCCGCGACCCGGACGGCGACCGGTGGACATCTGGAGCTGGGCACCTTCCTGCTCAGCTTCGCGGTGCCGCTGGCGGAGATGGACGAGCTGCACGCACGACTGGTCGAGCTGGGCGCGCAGTGTCTGAGCCCGCCGAATGAGGTCATGCTCGACAACTACGGGCTGATCACCGCGTTCGCGGCCCGTGACCTCGACGGCAACCTGCTGGAGTTCGTGGCGCTGCCGTCCCGGGAGGAGATCCTGGCCCGGCGGCGGGAGGGCGGCAGCTGA
- a CDS encoding ABC transporter permease yields MKASTVRRVGSRLASLLASLLIALSLAFALGRLSGDPTVAILGPMATPEQRDALRHELGLDLPLVVQYLEYLKGILTGDLGQSLQFYQANTTLIADRLPFTLQLVAAGMALAVLVGVPLGVLAATREGTWWDRAASTVALLGQSVPVFWFGMMLVALFAVNLGWLPAGQSGTPQHLVLPAVTMAVYPMAQIARLTRASMSETLAEPYIDSARARGLRGRRVVWRHAFKNSMMPILTIVVLQTGILLSGAVAIEYVYSWPGLGQLALQAIQFRDFPLVQAIVVFGALTFVLLNLLVDVIHSVVDPRVR; encoded by the coding sequence ATGAAGGCCAGCACCGTCCGACGGGTCGGCAGCCGCCTGGCGTCGCTGCTGGCGTCCCTGCTCATCGCGCTGAGCCTGGCGTTCGCGCTCGGCCGGCTTTCCGGTGATCCGACCGTGGCCATCCTCGGACCGATGGCCACCCCGGAGCAGCGGGACGCTCTGCGGCACGAACTCGGCCTCGACCTGCCGCTGGTCGTCCAGTACCTCGAGTACCTGAAGGGCATCCTCACCGGTGACCTTGGCCAGTCGCTGCAGTTCTACCAGGCCAACACCACCCTGATCGCCGACCGACTGCCGTTCACCCTGCAACTGGTCGCCGCCGGCATGGCACTCGCCGTACTCGTCGGAGTGCCGCTCGGGGTGCTGGCCGCGACCCGCGAGGGCACCTGGTGGGACCGCGCCGCCTCCACCGTCGCCCTGCTCGGCCAATCGGTGCCCGTCTTCTGGTTCGGCATGATGCTGGTGGCGCTGTTCGCCGTGAACCTCGGCTGGCTGCCCGCCGGGCAGTCCGGCACCCCGCAGCATCTGGTCCTTCCCGCCGTCACCATGGCGGTGTACCCGATGGCGCAGATCGCCCGGCTCACCCGGGCGTCGATGAGCGAGACGTTGGCCGAGCCGTACATCGACTCCGCCCGGGCCCGCGGGCTGCGCGGCCGGCGGGTCGTGTGGCGGCACGCGTTCAAGAACTCGATGATGCCGATCCTGACCATCGTCGTGCTGCAGACCGGGATCCTGCTCTCCGGCGCAGTCGCGATCGAGTACGTCTATTCCTGGCCCGGCCTCGGCCAGCTGGCGCTGCAGGCCATCCAGTTCCGTGACTTCCCGCTCGTCCAGGCGATCGTCGTCTTCGGCGCGTTGACGTTCGTCCTGCTGAACCTGCTCGTCGACGTGATCCATTCGGTCGTCGACCCGAGGGTGAGGTGA
- a CDS encoding ABC transporter ATP-binding protein, protein MTALLSVCGLSVVARLADGDLRLLDDVDLDVERGRIVGVVGESGSGKTTLARTVVGLLERNVDVEQGRVTLAGDEVVAPGVDRTDRVRGSAVGMVFQDASRSLNPLMKIGTQLVEVLRRHVRGITRAEVERRSVEVLAQMRITDPARVLGSYPHQLSGGLRQRVAIGLAVVTRPALVIADECTTALDVTTQTKVVELFRTLVDELGIGLLFVTHDLMLASDLCDRIAVMSSGRVVEQGAAKQVLDEPQQEYTRRLLAAIPSWS, encoded by the coding sequence ATGACCGCGCTGCTGAGCGTCTGCGGCCTGTCCGTCGTCGCCCGACTCGCCGACGGCGACCTGCGACTGCTCGACGACGTCGACCTCGACGTGGAACGGGGCCGCATCGTCGGCGTCGTCGGCGAGTCCGGCAGTGGCAAGACCACCCTGGCCCGCACCGTCGTCGGGCTGCTCGAACGCAACGTCGATGTCGAACAGGGCCGGGTCACCCTCGCCGGCGACGAGGTGGTGGCCCCCGGCGTGGACCGCACCGACCGGGTCCGGGGCAGCGCCGTGGGCATGGTCTTCCAGGACGCCTCCCGGTCGTTGAACCCGCTGATGAAGATCGGCACACAGCTCGTCGAGGTGCTGCGCCGCCACGTCCGGGGCATCACCCGGGCCGAGGTCGAGCGCCGCTCGGTGGAGGTGCTGGCGCAGATGCGCATCACCGACCCGGCCCGGGTGCTGGGCAGCTACCCGCACCAGCTCTCCGGCGGGCTGCGCCAGCGGGTCGCCATCGGGCTGGCCGTCGTCACCCGTCCGGCGCTGGTGATCGCAGACGAGTGCACCACCGCCCTCGATGTCACCACCCAGACCAAGGTCGTCGAGCTGTTCCGCACCCTGGTCGACGAACTCGGCATCGGCCTGCTCTTCGTCACCCACGACCTGATGCTCGCCAGCGACCTCTGTGACCGGATCGCGGTGATGAGCAGCGGCCGGGTCGTCGAGCAGGGTGCGGCCAAGCAGGTGTTGGACGAGCCGCAACAGGAGTACACCCGGCGACTGCTCGCCGCCATCCCCTCGTGGAGTTGA
- a CDS encoding AMP-binding protein — protein sequence MATSNFTETLRRQALRRAEREALVDGDSRWTYAELDADVDRHAAALRDAGIVDGDLVGVLGRNTATYVIELLALSRLGAISVPLNWRLHPHEQAYVLDQAGVTGLIYDDDFADVAATLAATTGLRTVVANGARVVVDARRLADLLAAAPPGVRVPDAEKTAADVHRLLYTSGTTARPKGVIHTCGNLTANHLAQVLELELTAADRILVSAPLFHVSGLEAPGLATFVAGATMVLTPTFKPADIARTVARERITGMVLAAQILFGLLDRDDQSDLGSLRYLLFAGVAPSVRREVKRRLPHVRLVDTFGMTELCNGVCYLDAAHEQCKVGALGAPFPGVHIRIVDEHFQLVPPGVEGEIIIRGEKISPGYWNDDEANRRTRRDGWFLTGDVGRIDADGYLWFVDRRADLIKSGGENIASAEVERVIAGHPDVSEVAVIGVPDQTWDEVPKAYVILRADATTTAEEIREHCRAELARYKVPKYVQIVTSLPRNDSGKVLKKQLRETAVTG from the coding sequence ATGGCGACCAGCAACTTCACCGAAACGCTGCGCCGGCAGGCGCTGCGCCGCGCCGAGCGGGAGGCACTGGTCGACGGGGATTCCCGCTGGACCTATGCCGAACTGGACGCCGACGTCGACCGGCACGCTGCGGCACTGCGCGACGCCGGCATCGTCGACGGCGACCTGGTCGGGGTGCTCGGGCGCAACACCGCCACCTACGTCATCGAACTGCTGGCGCTGAGCCGCCTCGGTGCGATCTCGGTTCCGCTCAACTGGCGGCTGCACCCCCACGAGCAGGCGTACGTCCTCGACCAGGCCGGTGTCACCGGGCTGATCTACGACGACGACTTCGCCGACGTCGCCGCCACCCTGGCGGCCACGACCGGGCTGCGGACGGTCGTGGCCAACGGGGCCCGGGTCGTCGTTGACGCCCGTCGGCTGGCCGATCTGCTCGCTGCGGCGCCGCCCGGGGTACGGGTGCCGGACGCCGAGAAGACCGCTGCCGACGTACACCGGCTGCTCTACACCTCCGGCACCACCGCACGGCCGAAGGGCGTCATCCACACCTGCGGGAACCTCACCGCCAACCACCTGGCGCAGGTGCTCGAACTGGAGCTGACCGCAGCCGACCGGATCCTCGTCTCCGCTCCGCTGTTCCACGTCAGTGGGCTGGAGGCGCCGGGCCTGGCGACGTTCGTGGCGGGCGCGACGATGGTGCTGACCCCGACGTTCAAGCCTGCGGACATCGCCCGGACCGTGGCCCGGGAGCGGATCACCGGCATGGTCCTGGCCGCGCAGATCCTCTTCGGCCTACTCGACCGCGACGACCAGTCGGATCTCGGGTCGCTGCGTTACCTGCTCTTCGCCGGGGTCGCGCCCAGCGTGCGGCGCGAGGTGAAACGTCGGCTGCCGCACGTCCGGCTGGTGGACACCTTTGGCATGACCGAGCTGTGCAACGGCGTCTGCTACCTGGATGCCGCCCACGAACAGTGCAAGGTCGGCGCGCTCGGCGCGCCGTTTCCCGGGGTGCACATCCGGATCGTCGACGAGCACTTCCAGCTGGTGCCGCCCGGCGTGGAAGGAGAGATCATCATCCGGGGCGAGAAGATCTCACCCGGCTACTGGAACGACGACGAGGCCAACCGGCGGACCCGCCGGGACGGTTGGTTCCTGACCGGAGACGTCGGGCGGATCGACGCCGACGGCTACCTGTGGTTCGTCGACCGCCGCGCCGACCTGATCAAGTCCGGTGGGGAGAACATCGCCAGCGCCGAGGTCGAACGGGTCATCGCCGGGCATCCCGACGTCAGCGAGGTCGCCGTCATCGGGGTGCCGGACCAGACCTGGGACGAGGTCCCGAAGGCGTACGTGATCCTGCGCGCCGACGCGACCACCACGGCGGAGGAGATCCGCGAGCACTGCCGGGCCGAGCTGGCCCGGTACAAGGTGCCGAAGTACGTGCAGATCGTGACGTCGCTGCCGCGCAACGACTCCGGCAAGGTGCTCAAGAAGCAGCTGCGCGAGACGGCGGTGACCGGATGA
- a CDS encoding AMP-binding protein, whose product MSTANVAAMLAGNARRFADVDALVFEGRRWTHRQLAVDVEALAAGLAAEGIRRDVRVAIISNNVPEFLLLSLALSKLGAVFVPLNYRLTAAELAQLLRHARVRAVATVPEFAALTDAALTDTGSSEPVADVRRFALEPIDDDGWVDVRALIWTHRGARVADVDLDDAALHRIVYTSGTTGLPKGVLLTHGNVNMNMHAQIVELGLRPSDRILNFAPLYHVGGTDLPGFGIWHVGGTMVLQRRFEPAAVLRAIETERITGMVMAATMLDMVRRAADAAVDLTSLRWVIYSQVTSALFAVARELFPDARLIEGYGLTETCGALTYLDEAHMRSKQGSVGLPVPWVRVRVVDADGNDVLVGDDGEVIARGPKVSPGYLDDPQATRAAWRDGWFHTGDIGRFDADGYLYIRDRLKDMIRSGGENMSSAEIENVLADHPLVLAASVVAAPHPVWLEVPVAFVIGRPGLEPESLIAHARQRLGGFKVPKEIYVVDEFPTNPSGKVLKRSLRELRSSAQPDWTYDRSRRD is encoded by the coding sequence ATGAGTACGGCGAACGTCGCCGCGATGCTGGCCGGCAACGCCAGGAGGTTCGCCGACGTCGACGCGTTGGTCTTCGAGGGCCGGCGGTGGACCCACCGCCAGCTCGCCGTCGACGTCGAGGCCCTGGCCGCAGGGCTGGCCGCCGAGGGGATCCGCCGCGACGTCCGGGTGGCGATCATCTCGAACAACGTGCCCGAGTTCCTGCTGCTGTCGCTGGCGTTGTCGAAGCTCGGCGCGGTCTTCGTGCCACTGAACTACCGGCTCACCGCCGCCGAGCTGGCCCAGCTGCTGCGGCACGCGCGGGTCCGGGCGGTCGCGACGGTCCCGGAGTTCGCCGCGTTGACCGACGCGGCGTTGACCGACACCGGATCGAGTGAGCCCGTGGCCGACGTGCGCCGGTTCGCGCTGGAGCCGATCGACGACGACGGCTGGGTAGACGTGCGCGCGCTGATCTGGACCCACCGGGGTGCCCGGGTCGCGGACGTCGATCTCGACGACGCGGCCCTGCACCGGATCGTCTACACCTCCGGCACGACCGGGCTGCCCAAGGGCGTGCTGCTCACCCACGGCAACGTGAACATGAACATGCACGCCCAGATCGTCGAGCTCGGGCTGCGGCCGAGCGACCGGATCCTCAACTTCGCACCGCTGTACCACGTCGGCGGCACCGACCTGCCGGGCTTCGGCATCTGGCATGTCGGCGGCACGATGGTGCTGCAACGGCGGTTCGAGCCGGCGGCGGTGCTGCGGGCGATCGAGACCGAGCGGATCACCGGCATGGTGATGGCGGCGACGATGCTCGACATGGTCCGCCGTGCGGCCGATGCCGCCGTCGATCTGACCTCATTGCGGTGGGTCATCTACTCGCAGGTCACGTCGGCGTTGTTCGCCGTGGCGCGGGAGCTTTTTCCGGACGCGCGGCTGATCGAGGGTTACGGTCTCACCGAGACGTGCGGCGCTCTGACGTACCTGGACGAGGCGCACATGCGGTCCAAGCAGGGGTCGGTCGGCCTGCCCGTGCCGTGGGTCCGGGTGCGGGTGGTCGACGCGGACGGCAACGACGTGCTGGTCGGCGACGACGGGGAGGTGATTGCGCGCGGCCCGAAGGTGAGCCCCGGCTACCTCGACGATCCGCAGGCGACCAGGGCGGCCTGGCGCGACGGGTGGTTCCACACCGGCGACATCGGTCGGTTCGACGCCGACGGCTACCTGTACATCCGCGACCGGCTCAAGGACATGATCCGCAGCGGTGGGGAGAACATGTCCAGCGCCGAGATCGAGAACGTGCTGGCCGACCACCCGCTGGTGTTGGCCGCGTCGGTGGTGGCTGCGCCGCATCCGGTGTGGCTGGAGGTCCCGGTGGCGTTCGTGATCGGTCGACCCGGCCTGGAACCCGAGTCGCTGATCGCGCACGCCCGGCAGCGCCTCGGTGGTTTCAAAGTCCCGAAGGAGATCTACGTCGTGGACGAGTTTCCGACGAATCCGTCCGGCAAGGTGCTGAAGCGGAGCCTGCGGGAGCTGCGGTCGTCGGCGCAGCCGGACTGGACGTACGACCGGTCGCGACGGGACTGA
- a CDS encoding acetyl-CoA acetyltransferase produces MASRRMAHDVAIVAMGCTPFRDHWHRSADDLLVDAVHECVGSLPGATLDDIDAFWVGTQGSGMSGQTLARPLRLVGKPVTRVENYCATGSESLRNAAFAVASGAYDMVMATGVEKLKDSAYSGLAAVYPPADGTDVDWTAPAGFSLLAPAYQQAYGVGARDMRDALTKVATKNHENGALNERAQFRRAVSAEAVENAPRVAGQLGVLDCSGVSDGAAAAILVRAEDAYRYTDKPVFLRGMGFVAGSGSGLATDGYDFTTFPEVVQAARQAYDQAGVTDPATQISLAEVHDCFTPTEVVLMEDLGFSERGKAWRDILDGRYDRGGALPVNTDGGLKSFGHPIGATGLRMVFECFTQLRGAAGARQVPDARLALAQNLGGQPGSCVAFVAVLGSQR; encoded by the coding sequence ATGGCCAGTAGGCGGATGGCCCACGACGTCGCGATCGTCGCGATGGGCTGTACCCCGTTCCGCGACCACTGGCACCGGTCCGCCGACGATCTGCTGGTCGACGCGGTGCACGAGTGCGTCGGGTCGCTGCCCGGTGCCACCCTCGACGACATCGACGCGTTCTGGGTGGGTACCCAGGGCTCCGGCATGTCCGGGCAGACTCTTGCCCGGCCGTTGCGCCTGGTCGGCAAGCCGGTAACCCGGGTGGAGAACTACTGCGCCACCGGCTCGGAGTCGCTGCGCAACGCGGCGTTCGCGGTCGCGTCCGGGGCGTACGACATGGTCATGGCGACCGGGGTGGAGAAGCTGAAGGATTCGGCGTACTCCGGTCTGGCCGCCGTCTACCCACCCGCCGACGGCACCGACGTCGACTGGACCGCACCCGCCGGATTCTCCCTGCTCGCCCCCGCCTATCAGCAGGCGTACGGCGTCGGCGCGCGGGACATGCGCGATGCGCTCACCAAGGTCGCGACGAAGAACCACGAGAACGGCGCGTTGAACGAGCGCGCCCAGTTCCGTAGGGCTGTCTCCGCCGAGGCCGTTGAGAACGCGCCGCGCGTCGCCGGGCAGCTCGGCGTACTGGACTGCTCGGGCGTCTCCGACGGCGCCGCCGCGGCCATCCTGGTCCGAGCCGAGGACGCCTACCGTTACACCGACAAGCCGGTGTTCCTGCGGGGGATGGGGTTCGTCGCGGGCTCGGGCTCGGGTCTGGCCACCGACGGCTACGACTTCACCACCTTCCCGGAGGTGGTGCAGGCGGCGCGACAGGCCTACGACCAGGCGGGTGTCACCGACCCGGCGACACAGATCTCGCTGGCCGAGGTGCACGACTGTTTCACTCCGACGGAGGTGGTGCTGATGGAGGACCTGGGATTCTCCGAGCGGGGCAAGGCCTGGCGGGACATCCTCGACGGCCGGTACGACCGCGGCGGCGCGTTGCCGGTGAACACCGACGGAGGTCTCAAGTCGTTCGGCCACCCGATCGGCGCCACCGGGCTACGGATGGTGTTCGAGTGCTTCACCCAGCTGCGGGGTGCGGCCGGTGCCCGCCAGGTGCCCGACGCCCGGTTGGCCCTCGCCCAGAACCTCGGTGGGCAGCCGGGTTCCTGCGTGGCGTTCGTCGCGGTGCTGGGGAGTCAGCGGTGA
- a CDS encoding SDR family NAD(P)-dependent oxidoreductase has product MNAQVRLDGQVVIVTGAGNGIGRAHALLLAERGARVVVNDLGGAVDGSGSSGAAQRVVDEIRAAGGVGVASTDSIATAAGGADLVARALQEFGRIDAVIHNAGILRDGTLAKMREEDVAAVLDVHLAGAFHVLRPAWGQMADRGYGRIVLTSSSSGLFGNFGQANYGAAKAGLIGLMNVLALEGARRGILVNAIAPTAATRMTENLLGELADRFDPQHVAAVATFLASGQCQLNRHILTVGGGRVGRIFIGVTPGWYGGAEPVSPDDISASIDDICRLDDFIVPDSGADEVTLIQRALSKPAGPTA; this is encoded by the coding sequence GTGAACGCCCAGGTGCGCCTCGACGGGCAGGTCGTGATCGTCACCGGCGCCGGCAACGGGATCGGCCGGGCGCACGCCCTGCTGCTGGCCGAACGCGGTGCCCGCGTGGTTGTCAACGATCTCGGCGGGGCGGTGGACGGTTCGGGTTCCTCCGGTGCGGCGCAGCGGGTGGTCGACGAGATCCGCGCCGCGGGCGGCGTCGGGGTCGCGTCGACGGACTCGATCGCCACCGCAGCGGGTGGCGCCGACCTCGTCGCACGGGCCCTGCAGGAGTTCGGCCGGATCGACGCGGTGATCCACAACGCCGGCATCCTGCGGGACGGCACGCTGGCCAAGATGCGCGAGGAGGACGTCGCCGCGGTCCTCGACGTGCATCTCGCCGGTGCGTTCCACGTGTTGCGGCCCGCGTGGGGGCAGATGGCCGATCGGGGGTACGGGCGAATCGTGCTGACCAGCTCGTCGTCCGGGTTGTTCGGCAACTTCGGCCAGGCCAACTACGGGGCGGCCAAGGCCGGCCTGATCGGTCTGATGAACGTGCTCGCGCTGGAGGGTGCCCGCCGGGGCATCCTGGTTAACGCGATCGCACCGACCGCCGCGACCCGGATGACCGAGAACCTCCTCGGTGAGCTGGCCGACCGGTTCGACCCGCAGCACGTCGCTGCGGTGGCGACCTTTCTCGCCTCCGGGCAGTGCCAGCTGAACCGGCACATCCTCACCGTCGGCGGTGGCCGGGTCGGGCGAATCTTCATCGGCGTCACCCCCGGCTGGTACGGCGGGGCCGAGCCGGTCTCGCCCGACGACATCAGCGCGTCGATCGACGACATCTGCCGGCTCGACGACTTCATCGTCCCCGACAGTGGCGCCGACGAGGTCACGCTGATCCAGCGGGCCCTGTCCAAACCCGCCGGCCCAACCGCCTGA
- a CDS encoding dipeptide/oligopeptide/nickel ABC transporter ATP-binding protein, which yields MTGAAQTGVPGDLAGHPRTSDTDTAVLVVDDLVVEHRDRSTGAVLRAVDHVSLRIGAGESVAVVGESGSGKTTLAMAATGLGTRGDGAIRLLGHQLSAISRARLRRLRPEVQVVFQDPHGSLDPRQSVRSGLRELRRLQPERTSWISDTELLDRVRLAPQILDRYPHQLSGGQAQRVCIARALLMRPRLIVADEPTSGLDVSVQADVLALLTQIRQSTGAALLMISHDLAVVRSICDVVHVMYQGRVVESGPCEAVFVTPRDDYTRELLAAMPGARWRSRR from the coding sequence ATGACCGGAGCAGCGCAGACGGGGGTGCCCGGCGACCTCGCCGGGCACCCCCGCACCTCGGACACCGACACCGCCGTGCTGGTGGTCGACGATCTGGTCGTCGAGCACCGCGACCGGAGCACGGGGGCGGTGCTGCGCGCGGTCGACCACGTGTCGCTGCGTATCGGCGCCGGCGAGAGCGTCGCCGTCGTCGGCGAGTCGGGGTCCGGCAAGACGACGCTCGCCATGGCGGCCACCGGGCTGGGCACCCGTGGCGACGGGGCAATCCGGCTGCTCGGGCACCAGCTCTCCGCGATCAGTCGGGCACGGCTGCGGCGGCTGCGCCCCGAGGTGCAGGTGGTCTTCCAGGATCCGCACGGATCGCTCGACCCCCGGCAGTCGGTCCGCTCCGGGCTGCGCGAACTGCGTCGGCTGCAACCCGAGCGCACCTCCTGGATCAGCGACACCGAACTGCTCGACCGGGTCCGGCTGGCACCGCAGATCCTGGACCGCTACCCGCACCAGCTCTCCGGCGGCCAGGCCCAGCGGGTCTGCATCGCCCGCGCCCTGCTGATGCGGCCGCGGCTGATCGTGGCGGACGAACCGACCTCCGGTCTCGACGTGTCGGTGCAGGCCGACGTGCTGGCGCTGCTGACCCAGATCCGGCAGAGCACCGGCGCGGCCCTGCTGATGATCAGCCACGACCTCGCCGTCGTCCGCTCGATCTGCGATGTCGTACACGTCATGTACCAGGGCCGGGTGGTCGAGTCGGGGCCGTGCGAGGCGGTCTTCGTCACCCCCCGCGACGACTACACCCGCGAACTGCTCGCCGCGATGCCCGGCGCCCGCTGGAGGTCCCGCCGATGA
- a CDS encoding ABC transporter permease gives MSRSDLHPAPPAAQPPRRPARRSRTSVFWLSLPLVVVAGLVLVLPLTGLLPDTGQDLAATRRPPAFLDGGTWAHPLGTDKLGQDVLTQFVSAGRLTILIGLVGALVAIGPGTLLGVLAGYFRGWVDRVISVLIDAQLALPFILVALAIISNRGSSLPVLFLVLALTGWAVCARVTRSATLAIRERQFVTGLRAAGASEARIVFRHVLPNLAGTVVALGTLQVGTAILIESALSFLGLGVPPPSVSWGSMLASGQDELSQAWWIALFPGLAITLLVLLVNLLGDALLTHHDPRKRRR, from the coding sequence GTGAGCCGATCCGATCTGCACCCGGCGCCGCCGGCGGCGCAACCGCCACGACGCCCGGCACGGCGGTCCCGTACCTCGGTGTTCTGGCTGTCCCTGCCGCTGGTGGTCGTCGCCGGCCTGGTGCTGGTGTTGCCGCTGACCGGACTGCTGCCCGACACCGGGCAGGACCTGGCGGCGACCCGGCGACCGCCCGCCTTCCTCGACGGCGGAACCTGGGCGCACCCGCTCGGCACCGACAAGCTCGGCCAGGACGTCCTCACACAGTTCGTCTCCGCCGGCCGGCTGACCATTCTGATCGGCCTGGTCGGCGCGCTGGTCGCGATCGGCCCCGGCACCCTGCTCGGCGTGCTGGCCGGCTACTTCCGCGGCTGGGTCGACCGGGTCATCTCGGTGCTCATCGACGCTCAGCTGGCCCTGCCGTTCATCCTGGTCGCCCTCGCGATCATCTCGAACCGGGGCAGTTCGCTGCCGGTGCTGTTCCTGGTGCTGGCGCTGACCGGGTGGGCGGTCTGCGCCCGGGTCACCCGGTCGGCGACCCTGGCGATCCGCGAGCGGCAGTTCGTCACCGGCCTGCGGGCGGCCGGCGCGTCGGAGGCGCGGATCGTCTTCCGACACGTCCTGCCCAACCTCGCCGGCACGGTCGTCGCGCTCGGCACCCTCCAGGTCGGCACGGCGATCCTGATCGAGAGCGCGCTGAGCTTCCTCGGCCTCGGCGTACCGCCACCGAGCGTCAGCTGGGGGTCGATGCTGGCCTCCGGCCAGGACGAGCTGAGCCAGGCCTGGTGGATCGCGCTGTTCCCCGGGCTCGCCATCACCCTGCTGGTGCTGCTGGTCAACCTGTTGGGCGACGCGCTGCTCACCCACCACGACCCACGGAAGAGGCGCCGATGA
- a CDS encoding zinc ribbon domain-containing protein — MPDQPGIDGYAVHLPAYALHDNRLDATGPPRPGGPVRGVAAFDEDAVTMAVEAMRHLTAADHAGRQLLLATTSAPYEAKTSAGVVHAALGLDPAVSAVDLRGHRCGATALNLVACSGDAAVLADLRTTRPGAPDELAQGDGAAAFVGGGTRAATLLARAGHTTEILERWRLPGERHDRVWDERFTADVLVTAGLDAARRAFALAGLDAVDEVVVSSSNTRAAAALRRTLGGSGADAKVERATGFTGAAHPALLLAAAFDEARPGRTILLLSATEGADAFVWRVGDGVREARGGPAVRQQLAARQPVGYGRYLRWRGLLDVQGPARPASPAPASPPMFRRSGWKFRLEGSRCDACAKVTTPPARVCASCGSAASGQTPATVPLRDKSARVVSVTRDHLTTMPEPEVAVVVADIDGGGRLSAYATDVAPGDVAVGMVMTPTFRRLWTTDSIPNYFWKLRPRKETTDGQ, encoded by the coding sequence ATGCCCGATCAGCCCGGCATCGACGGCTACGCGGTACACCTGCCGGCGTACGCCCTGCACGACAACAGGCTCGACGCGACCGGACCACCCAGGCCGGGCGGTCCGGTGCGCGGCGTCGCCGCCTTCGACGAGGACGCCGTCACCATGGCCGTCGAAGCGATGCGGCACCTCACCGCCGCCGACCACGCCGGTCGGCAGCTGCTGCTCGCCACCACCAGTGCGCCGTACGAGGCGAAGACCTCGGCCGGGGTCGTGCACGCCGCGCTCGGGCTCGATCCGGCCGTCAGCGCGGTCGATCTGCGCGGGCACCGCTGCGGCGCGACCGCCCTCAACCTCGTCGCGTGCTCCGGCGACGCGGCGGTGCTGGCCGACCTGCGGACCACCCGACCGGGGGCACCGGACGAGCTCGCCCAGGGCGACGGCGCCGCGGCGTTCGTCGGCGGCGGCACCCGCGCCGCGACGCTGCTCGCCCGCGCCGGACACACCACCGAGATCCTGGAACGGTGGCGGCTGCCCGGGGAACGGCACGACCGCGTCTGGGACGAACGGTTCACCGCCGACGTCCTCGTCACCGCCGGCCTCGACGCGGCCCGCCGCGCGTTCGCCCTCGCCGGCCTGGACGCCGTCGACGAGGTCGTCGTGTCGTCGTCGAATACCCGCGCCGCCGCGGCGCTGCGGCGCACGCTGGGCGGATCGGGGGCCGACGCGAAGGTCGAACGGGCCACCGGTTTCACCGGTGCCGCCCACCCCGCGCTGCTGCTCGCCGCCGCGTTCGACGAGGCGCGGCCCGGCCGGACGATCCTGCTGCTGTCGGCGACCGAGGGCGCCGACGCCTTCGTCTGGCGGGTCGGCGACGGGGTACGGGAGGCGCGCGGCGGCCCGGCCGTACGGCAGCAGCTTGCCGCCCGGCAACCCGTCGGCTACGGCCGCTACCTGCGCTGGCGCGGACTGCTGGACGTGCAGGGCCCGGCCCGGCCCGCGTCGCCGGCACCGGCGTCGCCGCCGATGTTCCGCCGGTCCGGCTGGAAGTTCCGCCTGGAGGGCAGCCGGTGCGACGCCTGTGCGAAGGTCACCACACCGCCGGCCCGGGTCTGCGCCTCCTGCGGCAGCGCCGCGTCGGGACAGACGCCAGCGACGGTCCCGCTGCGGGACAAGAGCGCCCGGGTCGTCTCGGTGACCAGGGACCATCTGACCACCATGCCGGAACCGGAGGTCGCGGTCGTCGTCGCCGACATCGACGGCGGCGGCCGACTCAGCGCGTACGCGACCGACGTCGCGCCGGGCGACGTGGCCGTGGGCATGGTGATGACGCCGACGTTCCGGCGGCTGTGGACCACCGATTCGATCCCCAACTACTTCTGGAAACTCCGGCCACGGAAGGAGACCACCGATGGCCAGTAG